One genomic window of Malaciobacter molluscorum LMG 25693 includes the following:
- a CDS encoding sensor histidine kinase produces MNQIKRKLPLSLKIVLSFFILGVILLTILFILVIPNIKKKDYESAIFQTEKIVLLTRQEIKLVVEYFRRYGKSETNIHKMDITNKIEKIQLEEKYNKKYNNFYNDLKDISNNYTCNIKLNNDLIFKNLNIHKNYSEDIFENNKWIIKSAVTYKTICPHEKYYLYKTKIAQNNLYLTCDSNFKQNSFNVEANVKKTVQKGFELTQNIHNGKIYLIWVNNNIKNMNISFENLKNENNKNFCVSNISSLKIPKTGNLKVQDIFNVDDIKTFEHKLEKKSALTWVSKIYEDEDEKFFLILTSFKKDFENSLNNSLLNILPISIIALIVSICLGFLLFRRWIISVEKLSFTARNICNGNLSLRSNIKGDDDIGVLGVAFDSMLNTLEDNIKQLDLKVENRTKELTQSLNEKEILLKEIHHRVKNNLAMTINFIRFQKYKVDDSSTKEMLSQIENRIYTMELLHRKLYESKNLNLIDIKKYISELVNDISKSFDDGNVNIILDIDIFLMSIDYAMPCGLIINEALTNSYKYAFNNKIDKQIKISFKVYNSKNCVLKIKDNGIGLPKGFDFDKAKSLGLRLIYSISKNQLLGEINYKYNKGTEFIIEFILLDN; encoded by the coding sequence TTGAATCAAATAAAAAGAAAATTACCTTTATCTTTAAAAATTGTATTATCTTTTTTTATTTTAGGCGTTATATTATTAACTATTCTTTTTATTCTTGTCATTCCTAATATAAAAAAGAAAGATTATGAAAGTGCAATTTTTCAAACTGAAAAGATTGTATTATTAACAAGACAAGAGATAAAACTTGTAGTTGAGTATTTTAGAAGATATGGAAAAAGTGAAACAAATATCCATAAAATGGATATTACTAATAAAATAGAAAAAATACAATTAGAAGAAAAATATAATAAAAAATATAATAATTTTTATAATGATTTAAAAGATATTTCAAATAATTATACATGTAATATTAAGTTAAACAATGATTTAATATTTAAAAATTTAAATATACATAAAAATTATTCAGAAGATATTTTTGAAAATAATAAATGGATTATAAAAAGTGCAGTTACTTATAAAACTATTTGTCCTCATGAAAAATATTATTTATATAAAACAAAAATAGCTCAAAATAATCTGTATTTAACTTGTGATTCAAACTTTAAACAAAACTCCTTTAACGTTGAAGCTAACGTAAAAAAAACAGTACAAAAGGGATTTGAACTTACTCAAAATATTCATAATGGAAAGATATATCTTATTTGGGTAAATAATAATATAAAAAATATGAATATTAGTTTTGAAAATTTAAAAAATGAGAATAATAAAAATTTTTGTGTAAGTAATATTTCAAGTTTAAAAATACCTAAAACTGGTAACTTAAAAGTTCAAGATATATTTAATGTGGATGATATAAAAACTTTTGAACATAAATTAGAAAAAAAATCTGCTTTAACTTGGGTAAGTAAAATATATGAGGATGAAGATGAAAAATTTTTTTTAATTTTAACATCTTTTAAAAAAGATTTTGAAAATAGTTTAAATAATAGTCTTCTTAATATTTTACCTATTTCTATTATTGCTTTAATTGTATCAATTTGTTTAGGATTTTTGTTGTTTAGAAGATGGATAATCAGTGTTGAAAAACTCTCTTTTACTGCTCGAAATATATGTAATGGAAATCTAAGTTTAAGAAGCAATATTAAAGGTGATGATGATATTGGAGTTTTAGGTGTTGCTTTTGATTCCATGTTAAATACATTAGAAGATAATATTAAACAACTAGATTTAAAAGTAGAGAATAGGACAAAAGAATTAACTCAATCTTTAAATGAAAAAGAGATTTTATTAAAAGAAATTCATCATAGAGTTAAAAATAATTTAGCTATGACTATAAATTTTATTAGGTTTCAAAAATATAAAGTTGATGATAGCAGTACAAAAGAAATGCTTTCACAAATAGAAAATAGAATTTATACAATGGAGTTATTACATAGAAAATTATATGAATCAAAAAACTTAAATCTAATTGATATAAAAAAATATATAAGTGAATTAGTAAATGATATTTCAAAAAGTTTTGATGATGGAAATGTCAATATCATTTTAGATATTGATATATTCCTTATGAGTATTGATTATGCAATGCCTTGTGGTTTGATAATAAATGAAGCATTAACAAATTCATATAAATATGCATTTAACAATAAGATTGACAAACAAATAAAAATAAGTTTTAAAGTTTATAATTCTAAAAATTGTGTCTTAAAAATTAAAGATAATGGAATAGGGTTACCTAAAGGGTTTGATTTTGATAAAGCTAAGAGTTTAGGTTTAAGATTAATTTATTCAATTTCAAAAAACCAGCTTTTAGGAGAGATAAATTATAAATATAATAAAGGAACAGAATTTATTATTGAATTCATTTTATTAGATAACTGA
- a CDS encoding response regulator — MSKVLNFIKEDISILIVEDETVLAIGMEYSLQNMGYNISGIESTAQNAINHVRKKRPNIIIMDINLKGDISGTSAAKEIWQYYKIPIIFLTSYSDEKTIKKAIECEPYGYLLKPCKDDELNIAIQVALYKHNYFFKNIKTFNKNENLIKLTNNIEFHKGKSIVYYENNPIKLTGNETKLFEILCDNLGETVSFERISSYIWRDSLYDLGKLRTLIYRVKQKIKEDLIQSVFEVGYKIEEI; from the coding sequence ATGTCAAAAGTTTTAAATTTTATAAAAGAAGATATTTCTATATTAATAGTAGAAGATGAAACAGTATTAGCAATTGGAATGGAATATTCATTGCAAAATATGGGTTATAATATCAGTGGAATAGAATCAACCGCACAAAATGCAATTAACCATGTTAGAAAAAAAAGACCAAATATTATAATAATGGATATTAACTTAAAAGGTGATATTTCAGGAACAAGTGCAGCAAAAGAAATTTGGCAATATTATAAAATTCCAATAATATTTTTGACTTCTTATAGTGATGAAAAAACTATAAAAAAAGCTATTGAGTGTGAACCCTATGGATATTTATTAAAACCTTGTAAAGATGATGAATTAAATATTGCAATTCAAGTTGCTTTATATAAACATAACTATTTTTTTAAAAATATTAAAACTTTTAATAAAAATGAGAATTTAATTAAATTGACTAATAATATAGAATTTCACAAAGGAAAATCTATTGTTTATTATGAAAATAATCCAATAAAGCTAACAGGAAATGAAACAAAACTTTTTGAAATTCTTTGTGACAATCTTGGAGAAACTGTTAGTTTTGAAAGGATAAGCTCTTATATTTGGAGAGATAGTCTATATGATTTAGGAAAATTAAGAACATTAATTTATAGGGTTAAACAGAAAATAAAAGAGGACTTAATTCAAAGTGTTTTTGAAGTGGGTTATAAAATAGAAGAAATATAA
- a CDS encoding HD domain-containing protein, translated as MHLASFMFKNSILNADKLTKNEFLKQLKYVIKDIIIENNLDLQIKDLEYFANKALYQFTIPTKSKSQRAVYTIMLQTIRIVGLLHDVGHLPFSHQVEHALKKVYRKIIQKEILNEKEKEFIEIYEQITQNSTLVLHEAIGKKLLDLLFDIELPELLKKNVNYLKLLKILATYILENKVYKNFDFSVLHKYIDSTVDADRLDYINRDMLASGYITGPIDHIRITKQAILVKNDNSFVLSFFDMSLIDIEHMLELRFNLYKKVIYNHGIAKTDTVLESVVQYLSSNYFKEDKEVNNVSKSISMLWKFLKVQDSNKQLDTICLLDENWLISLFKEEYFKIKNSKQITRKDQKYLYCFEEVLFGKRVFSSPWKNLNEFYRVLNFSTVERYKFRESFGYITEFKLKKLQTVLDNFIKKWEIERKEYFLTYQIVSFNLGVQKDFSLYDGEELINLDEVSTLRKRLKHSMLNTVPFYIYTDKKELNEEMKSELKSILFEIFSE; from the coding sequence ATGCATTTAGCTTCATTTATGTTCAAAAATTCTATATTAAATGCTGATAAACTAACAAAAAATGAGTTTTTAAAACAATTAAAATATGTAATTAAAGATATTATTATTGAGAATAATTTAGATTTACAAATTAAAGATTTAGAATACTTTGCAAATAAAGCATTATATCAATTTACTATTCCTACAAAATCAAAATCTCAAAGAGCTGTATATACAATTATGCTTCAAACAATAAGAATTGTTGGATTATTACATGATGTTGGACATCTTCCTTTTTCCCATCAAGTTGAACATGCATTAAAAAAAGTATATAGAAAAATAATACAAAAAGAGATATTAAATGAAAAAGAGAAAGAGTTTATTGAAATTTATGAACAAATAACACAAAATTCTACTTTAGTTTTACACGAAGCAATAGGCAAAAAACTTCTTGATTTACTTTTTGATATTGAATTACCAGAACTTCTAAAAAAGAATGTAAACTATTTAAAACTTTTAAAAATATTAGCAACTTATATACTAGAAAATAAAGTCTATAAAAATTTTGATTTTAGTGTTTTACATAAATATATAGATAGTACAGTTGATGCAGATAGACTTGATTATATAAATAGAGATATGCTTGCAAGTGGTTATATTACTGGACCAATTGATCACATTAGAATTACAAAACAAGCAATACTTGTGAAAAATGACAATAGCTTTGTATTAAGTTTTTTTGATATGTCCTTAATTGATATTGAACATATGCTAGAACTTAGATTTAACCTTTATAAAAAAGTTATTTATAATCATGGAATTGCTAAAACTGATACAGTTTTAGAAAGCGTAGTTCAATACCTTTCTTCCAACTACTTTAAAGAAGATAAAGAAGTTAATAATGTATCAAAATCAATATCAATGTTATGGAAATTTTTAAAAGTACAAGATTCAAATAAACAGTTAGATACAATATGTTTACTTGATGAAAACTGGTTAATAAGTCTTTTTAAAGAAGAGTATTTCAAAATAAAAAATAGCAAACAAATAACAAGAAAAGACCAAAAATATTTATACTGTTTCGAAGAGGTTCTTTTTGGTAAAAGGGTATTTTCAAGTCCTTGGAAAAATCTAAATGAATTTTATAGAGTATTAAATTTTTCTACTGTTGAAAGATATAAATTTAGAGAGAGTTTTGGATATATAACTGAGTTTAAATTAAAGAAGTTACAAACTGTACTTGATAATTTTATAAAAAAATGGGAAATTGAAAGAAAAGAGTATTTTTTAACTTATCAAATAGTTTCTTTTAATTTAGGAGTACAAAAAGATTTTAGTTTGTATGATGGAGAAGAACTAATAAACTTAGATGAAGTATCAACTCTTAGAAAAAGACTAAAACACTCTATGTTAAATACAGTTCCTTTTTATATCTATACAGATAAAAAAGAATTAAATGAAGAGATGAAAAGCGAACTAAAATCAATATTATTTGAAATTTTTAGTGAATAA
- the selB gene encoding selenocysteine-specific translation elongation factor codes for MSNIIIGTAGHIDHGKTSLIKALNGFEGDETKEEKQRGITIDLSFSNLRKAQQNIAFIDVPGHEKLVKNMIAGAFSFDCVMLVIAANEGIMPQTIEHIEIIDLLDIKELIVVITKKDLVNEEKLKEIQTQIENFLEDFNFDIKFICSVSTNDKISIENLKDQLFTIKNTNKEQENFFRYYIDRVFSVKGIGTVVTGTVLGNKCEINEKVFIPRLNKETKIKNIQVHNKNALEANISNRAALNLQNIKTTDLKRGDLISKKGYLRGFNTLDISFKCLKGKKLYHNRTYSLFIGSKKVEVKVLLFDSTTSLETGFATIKAKDEFFSIYKEKVILRQSNDTIAGGVVLNCVNDPMKKTQKKELLDALYQSNFDDAYKILLQAHKKGLGLISSAQRFALSHNEAIEFGQNLTNVFCDEKELIIYPIETKDYIKKKIEEIYTKNKFALLSNAAIKLRIKWASSSFIQIVLDELEKEEFLKREKNLYKNANIEEDFTQSLENLICKRLEEESFSPTAPYNIYDDLDIDRKLGDNILKSLCAKKQVFRLQHNLFIHANNLTLIVKEMKKIITEDGYIDIQNFKNRFELSRKYIIAYLDYLDNFSQIKKIDKKRVFVTQLV; via the coding sequence ATGAGTAATATTATTATAGGTACAGCAGGACATATTGATCATGGAAAAACATCTTTAATAAAAGCTCTTAATGGATTTGAAGGTGATGAAACAAAAGAAGAGAAACAAAGAGGAATTACTATTGATTTATCTTTTTCAAACCTAAGAAAAGCTCAACAAAATATCGCTTTTATTGATGTTCCTGGACATGAAAAACTTGTAAAGAATATGATTGCAGGAGCTTTTTCATTTGATTGTGTGATGCTTGTTATTGCTGCAAATGAAGGTATAATGCCTCAAACAATAGAACATATTGAAATTATTGATTTACTTGATATAAAAGAGTTAATTGTAGTTATTACAAAAAAAGATTTAGTAAATGAAGAAAAATTAAAAGAAATACAAACACAAATAGAAAATTTTTTAGAAGATTTTAATTTTGATATAAAATTTATATGTAGTGTATCTACAAATGATAAAATATCAATTGAGAATTTAAAAGATCAACTATTTACAATAAAAAATACAAATAAAGAACAAGAAAATTTCTTTAGATATTATATAGATAGAGTATTTTCAGTAAAAGGTATTGGTACAGTTGTAACAGGTACAGTTTTAGGAAATAAATGTGAAATCAATGAAAAAGTATTTATTCCTAGGTTAAATAAAGAAACTAAAATAAAAAACATTCAAGTTCATAATAAAAATGCACTTGAAGCAAATATATCAAATAGAGCAGCTCTAAATCTTCAAAATATAAAAACTACAGATTTAAAAAGAGGAGATTTAATATCTAAAAAAGGCTATTTAAGAGGTTTTAACACTTTAGATATAAGTTTTAAATGTTTAAAAGGTAAAAAACTTTATCACAATAGAACATACTCTTTGTTTATTGGTTCTAAAAAAGTTGAAGTAAAAGTTTTATTATTTGACTCAACAACAAGTTTAGAAACAGGTTTTGCAACAATAAAAGCAAAAGATGAATTTTTCTCTATTTATAAAGAAAAAGTAATCTTAAGACAATCAAATGACACAATTGCAGGTGGAGTTGTATTAAATTGTGTAAATGATCCAATGAAAAAAACACAAAAAAAAGAACTTCTTGATGCTCTTTATCAATCAAATTTTGATGATGCATACAAAATATTATTACAAGCTCATAAAAAAGGTTTAGGATTAATCTCATCAGCACAAAGATTTGCTCTTAGCCACAATGAAGCAATTGAATTTGGACAAAACTTAACTAATGTTTTTTGTGATGAAAAAGAGTTAATAATCTACCCTATTGAAACAAAAGATTATATAAAAAAGAAAATAGAAGAAATATATACAAAAAATAAATTTGCCCTACTTTCAAATGCAGCAATAAAACTTAGAATAAAATGGGCAAGTAGCTCTTTTATTCAAATAGTTTTAGATGAACTTGAAAAAGAAGAATTTTTAAAAAGAGAAAAAAATCTATATAAAAATGCAAATATAGAAGAAGACTTTACTCAATCACTTGAAAATTTAATTTGTAAAAGACTTGAAGAAGAAAGCTTTAGTCCAACTGCTCCTTATAATATTTATGATGATTTAGATATAGATAGAAAACTTGGTGATAATATTCTAAAATCTTTATGTGCAAAAAAACAAGTTTTTAGACTACAACATAATCTTTTTATACATGCAAATAACTTAACTCTTATTGTAAAAGAGATGAAAAAAATAATAACAGAAGACGGATATATAGATATTCAAAATTTTAAAAATAGATTTGAATTAAGTAGAAAATATATTATAGCTTATCTTGACTATTTAGATAATTTCTCACAAATAAAAAAAATAGATAAAAAAAGAGTATTTGTTACACAACTTGTGTAG
- a CDS encoding TRAP transporter small permease, producing the protein MKYYFNKTSKTLQVLLDKVDNTLSKIESILLGLGVILMALNTIINVIGRFVFNHSFFFSAELNRILIILITFAGIGYAARKGRHIRMSAIYDALPKKFKKVFMIFICLITSFVMFSLFYFSLDYINKLIISGRILPSLQIPVYVTYIWVPIGFFITAIQYFLTVIKNIIEKDDVYLSTEVIDEYHDVDV; encoded by the coding sequence ATGAAATATTATTTTAATAAAACATCTAAAACTTTACAAGTTTTGCTTGATAAAGTAGATAATACTCTAAGTAAGATAGAATCTATCTTACTTGGATTGGGTGTAATATTGATGGCTTTAAATACAATCATCAATGTAATAGGTAGATTTGTTTTTAATCACAGTTTTTTCTTTAGTGCTGAATTAAATAGAATTTTAATTATTTTAATTACCTTTGCTGGAATCGGTTATGCTGCAAGAAAAGGTCGTCATATTAGAATGTCTGCAATATATGATGCTCTTCCTAAAAAATTTAAAAAAGTATTTATGATTTTTATATGTTTAATTACTTCTTTTGTAATGTTTTCACTTTTTTATTTCTCATTAGATTATATAAATAAATTGATAATATCAGGAAGAATTTTACCATCACTTCAAATACCAGTTTATGTTACTTATATTTGGGTTCCAATAGGTTTTTTTATTACAGCAATACAATATTTTTTAACTGTGATTAAAAATATAATAGAAAAAGATGATGTATATTTATCAACTGAAGTTATTGATGAATATCATGATGTTGATGTATAA
- the dctP gene encoding TRAP transporter substrate-binding protein DctP produces the protein MNPKFIKGLLLSSLIAISAQAATWKYAIEESISDVQGVYATKFKEYIEKNSKNKIKIYPYGTLGESVDVMEQSQAGIIEFIDQSPGFTGTLIPEAQAFLLPYVFPENSKSIDNFFKNSKAINEMFPKLYAKKGLTLLKMFPEGAVSITTQKPFYKPEDLNGKKIRVMTSPLLVETYKAFGAVPTPLSWGEVYGSLQTRIIDGQENPMFWIESAKLYEVSKVITDIGHNIFTTAVMANKNFFDSLSKENKQLIQKANKYAFDYILDYQKRIIKKAKDKIKKEKPSIKFVTLSNKQREPFRKAAKDVYKKYIEMTGESGKKILDQMLLDLKEASK, from the coding sequence ATGAATCCGAAATTTATTAAAGGATTGCTATTAAGTTCTTTAATTGCAATAAGTGCACAAGCGGCAACTTGGAAGTATGCAATTGAAGAGAGTATTAGTGATGTTCAAGGTGTATATGCCACCAAGTTTAAAGAGTATATTGAAAAGAACTCTAAAAACAAAATAAAGATTTATCCTTATGGTACATTAGGTGAATCTGTTGATGTTATGGAGCAATCTCAAGCTGGTATCATTGAGTTTATTGACCAATCTCCTGGATTTACAGGAACTTTAATCCCTGAAGCACAAGCTTTTTTACTTCCTTATGTTTTTCCTGAAAATAGCAAATCTATAGATAACTTTTTTAAAAACTCAAAAGCAATTAATGAAATGTTTCCTAAACTTTATGCAAAAAAAGGTTTAACGTTACTAAAAATGTTCCCAGAAGGTGCAGTATCAATTACTACTCAAAAACCTTTTTATAAGCCAGAAGATTTAAATGGTAAAAAAATAAGAGTAATGACTTCACCTTTACTTGTAGAAACATATAAAGCTTTTGGTGCTGTTCCTACTCCTTTATCATGGGGAGAAGTGTATGGGTCTTTACAAACACGAATTATTGATGGTCAAGAAAATCCAATGTTTTGGATAGAATCTGCTAAACTTTATGAAGTATCTAAAGTTATTACGGATATTGGTCATAATATTTTTACTACTGCTGTAATGGCAAATAAAAACTTTTTTGATTCTTTATCTAAAGAGAATAAACAATTAATCCAAAAAGCAAATAAATATGCTTTTGATTATATATTAGATTATCAAAAAAGAATTATAAAAAAAGCAAAAGATAAAATTAAAAAAGAAAAACCTTCAATAAAATTCGTTACATTATCAAATAAACAAAGAGAACCATTTAGAAAAGCTGCAAAAGATGTATATAAAAAATATATCGAAATGACTGGTGAGAGTGGAAAGAAAATTTTAGATCAAATGTTATTGGATTTAAAAGAAGCCTCAAAGTAG
- a CDS encoding TRAP transporter large permease: MALLIFSVMLGLLLLGFPMIVPLVVGTFVGFIEIFGDVSKMQFVIQQFLAGIKPASLVAVPMFIFAADIMTRGQSANRLIEMVMKFIGHIKGGLAVSTSAACTLFGAVSGSTQATVVAVGSPLRPKMLKAGYKDSFILALIINSSDIAFLIPPSIGMIIYGVISETSIAELFIAGIGPGLLILLLFSIYSVIYAVINDVPTEPKASWKSRLNAVKQALWPLGFPVIIVGGIYGGIFSPTEAASICVLYAIILETLVFKTMKFKDVFDTAKSTGLITGVVFILVAAGAAFSWVISFAQIPQQLLSSIGIAQMQPKEILFVISVAFFIGCMFVDPIVVILILVPIFAPVVNSVGLDPVLVGTIITLQVAIGSATPPFGCDIFTAIAVFKRPYIEVIRGTLPFVLILFFVTAMLIFFPDISLFLRDLAFKE; the protein is encoded by the coding sequence ATGGCATTATTAATATTTTCTGTTATGTTAGGACTTTTACTTTTAGGTTTTCCAATGATTGTTCCTTTAGTTGTAGGAACATTTGTAGGATTTATAGAGATTTTTGGTGATGTAAGTAAAATGCAGTTTGTTATTCAACAATTTTTGGCAGGAATAAAACCAGCTTCATTAGTTGCTGTCCCAATGTTTATTTTTGCAGCAGATATTATGACAAGAGGACAATCTGCAAATAGATTAATAGAAATGGTAATGAAATTTATTGGGCATATCAAAGGAGGATTAGCTGTTAGTACCTCTGCTGCTTGTACTCTTTTTGGAGCAGTTTCTGGTTCTACACAAGCAACTGTTGTTGCAGTTGGTTCTCCTTTACGTCCAAAGATGTTAAAAGCAGGATACAAAGATTCTTTTATTTTAGCATTAATTATTAATTCAAGTGATATTGCTTTCTTAATTCCTCCAAGTATTGGTATGATTATTTATGGAGTAATATCAGAAACTTCTATCGCTGAGTTATTTATAGCTGGAATTGGACCTGGGCTTTTAATACTATTACTTTTCTCAATTTATAGTGTTATTTATGCAGTTATAAATGATGTACCAACAGAACCAAAAGCTAGTTGGAAAAGTAGATTAAACGCAGTAAAACAAGCTTTATGGCCTCTTGGTTTTCCTGTTATTATTGTGGGTGGAATTTATGGTGGAATATTTAGTCCAACAGAAGCTGCTTCAATATGTGTTTTATATGCAATAATTTTGGAAACATTGGTTTTTAAAACAATGAAATTTAAAGATGTATTTGATACTGCAAAATCGACTGGATTAATTACAGGTGTTGTATTTATTTTAGTTGCAGCTGGTGCAGCTTTTTCTTGGGTTATTTCATTTGCTCAAATTCCTCAACAACTTTTATCTTCAATTGGTATAGCTCAAATGCAACCAAAAGAGATATTATTCGTTATTTCAGTAGCATTTTTTATTGGATGCATGTTTGTTGATCCAATTGTTGTGATTTTAATATTAGTTCCTATCTTTGCACCGGTTGTAAATAGTGTGGGATTAGATCCTGTTTTGGTTGGTACTATTATTACTTTACAAGTGGCAATTGGTTCTGCAACTCCACCATTTGGTTGTGATATATTTACTGCGATAGCTGTATTTAAAAGACCTTATATAGAAGTAATAAGAGGAACTTTACCTTTTGTTTTAATACTATTTTTTGTAACTGCGATGCTTATATTTTTTCCAGATATATCTCTATTTTTAAGAGATTTAGCTTTTAAAGAATAG
- a CDS encoding FeoB-associated Cys-rich membrane protein, translated as MNYEDIIIGLIALGCIFYLYKKLFRKKGDCGCGGGGNCNSKKK; from the coding sequence ATGAACTATGAAGATATTATAATAGGATTAATAGCATTAGGTTGTATATTTTATTTATATAAAAAATTATTTAGAAAAAAAGGCGATTGTGGCTGCGGAGGCGGTGGTAATTGTAACTCAAAGAAAAAATAG
- a CDS encoding PhoH family protein, whose protein sequence is MKEKIYVIDTNIILQNIQNLDRISDNKTNKIVIPETVLLELEDKKKLTNELGFYAREFARLLANMKIKEVDYKPGYKVVKLFNDTLNLNIISKDIYEAKIEQVHISESNDKRIIEVAVIAQDYYKGAQTIFLSLDVYARTFALFKGIKTETLHDDKSTVPKFEFVKNIELDSSLFNSLEQSDILNFDEDYKYENFSYCFESIDGNKTYALIINGKINLLTEADFKALNVKPVNLKQKLFMKAILSNMFDLLVIDAKAGSGKTLMSIVSAMRLIDLGLYDKIVYVRNSIESLDKGADIGYLAGNDEKFRIYNMALSDTLEFIAKKQLRKNENRENKESIESKISELTSKYCIETLWPGEARGRTLSSAIVIMDEWQNSSEKTTQLILSRLDESCMAIVIGSNRQIDNLYLNKYNNGLTTLLKQTNEKHDEINMFAIELEKAVRGKFAEFTERIFEKQKNRD, encoded by the coding sequence ATGAAAGAAAAAATATATGTAATAGATACCAATATCATCTTACAAAATATTCAAAATCTAGATAGAATTTCAGACAATAAAACTAATAAAATTGTAATTCCTGAAACTGTTCTATTAGAACTTGAAGATAAGAAGAAATTGACGAATGAACTGGGATTTTATGCAAGAGAGTTTGCTAGATTGTTAGCTAATATGAAAATAAAAGAGGTTGATTATAAACCTGGCTACAAAGTTGTAAAACTTTTTAACGATACATTAAATCTAAATATTATTTCAAAAGATATTTATGAAGCAAAAATTGAACAAGTACATATTAGTGAGAGCAATGATAAAAGAATAATTGAAGTTGCAGTAATTGCACAAGATTATTATAAAGGTGCACAAACTATATTTTTATCACTTGATGTTTATGCAAGAACATTTGCACTATTCAAAGGAATAAAAACTGAAACATTACATGATGATAAATCAACTGTTCCAAAATTTGAATTTGTAAAAAATATAGAACTTGATTCATCACTATTTAATAGTCTAGAACAATCTGATATTTTAAATTTTGATGAAGATTATAAATATGAAAATTTTTCATATTGTTTTGAAAGTATTGATGGAAATAAAACATATGCACTTATAATAAATGGAAAAATAAACCTACTTACAGAAGCAGATTTTAAAGCATTAAATGTAAAACCAGTAAATTTAAAACAAAAACTTTTTATGAAAGCAATATTATCTAATATGTTTGATTTATTAGTAATTGATGCAAAAGCAGGAAGTGGAAAAACTTTAATGTCTATTGTTTCAGCTATGAGATTAATTGATTTAGGCTTATACGATAAAATTGTATATGTAAGAAATTCAATAGAATCTCTTGATAAAGGTGCAGATATAGGATATCTTGCTGGAAATGACGAAAAATTCAGAATTTATAATATGGCACTTTCTGATACTTTAGAATTTATTGCGAAAAAACAATTAAGAAAAAATGAAAATAGAGAAAATAAGGAATCAATTGAATCAAAGATTTCAGAATTAACATCAAAATATTGCATTGAAACATTATGGCCAGGAGAAGCAAGAGGTAGAACTTTAAGTTCTGCAATTGTAATAATGGATGAATGGCAAAATTCTAGTGAAAAAACAACTCAACTAATTTTAAGTAGGCTTGATGAATCTTGCATGGCAATAGTAATTGGTTCAAATAGACAAATTGATAATCTATACTTAAATAAATATAATAATGGTCTTACTACACTTCTAAAACAAACAAATGAAAAACATGATGAAATAAATATGTTTGCTATTGAATTAGAAAAAGCAGTAAGAGGGAAATTTGCTGAGTTTACAGAAAGAATTTTTGAAAAACAAAAAAATAGAGACTAA